A single region of the Pararge aegeria chromosome 20, ilParAegt1.1, whole genome shotgun sequence genome encodes:
- the LOC120632544 gene encoding uncharacterized protein LOC120632544 — protein sequence MSSSSRKKCLRSQTRETIAKVYEFLKIDARDILELVSDPVCSASPILISKLSEHLNSVRKRTAMAVGVSERTVTNILAEGKESDSKFKSPHKDRKKRLKKLELDNFNVDVIRSTIQNYHLEHRELPTLLKLKGIFQDKLNYDGSISTLRTALLKLGYKWRKTVDNRRVIIERHDIQKLRFSYLKNLLRYRQENRCIVYTDESYILTNHVQNKGWGNKDGPPLKRNLSKGQRIIIVHAGSEQGFVPNALLTYKANSVSGDYHSNMNAENYEKWLKERLVPNLPPNSVVVLDNASYHNVQNDRAPNSNSKKIEMQRWLTEKNIAFNQDMKKIELYDLIKKNKENYICYKIDDILQRYGIKVLRLPPYHPELNPIENVWGILKNYIASRNVDQNVTEIMKLINECLSQIDEGMWGNTCRHVQKKEEEYYRHFDMESEFIINLDESSESENSSFDFSSSDSE from the exons ATGTCTAGTTCTTCacggaaaaaatgtttaaggagtcag actCGAGAAACCATTGCTAAGGTATACGAATTTCTGAAAATAGATGCGAGAGATATATTGGAACTAGTAAGTGATCCAGTTTGCAGTGCAagtccaattttaatatcgaaactaagtgaacatttaaataGCGTACGGAAAAGAACAGCAATGGCAGTGGGGGTATCAGAGAGAACAGTTACTAATATATTGGCTGAAGGAAAAGAATCTGACTCTAAGTTTAAATCTCCGCATAAAGAccgtaaaaaacgtttaaagaagttagaattagacaactttaacgttgatgttatacgttccactattcaaaattaccatttagaacATCGTGAGTTACCTACCTTGCTAAAGTTGAAAGGAATATTTCAAGATAAACTTAACTATGATGGAAGTATTTCGACTCTGCGTACAGCTTTGTTAAAGTTGGGATACAAATGGCGAAAAACTGTGGATAACAGACGTGTTATTATAGAGCGGCATGACATCCAAAAACTACGATTTTCctacctaaaaaatttactcagaTACCGTCAAGAAAATCGGTGTATCGTATATACAGATGAGAGCTATATCTTAACTAATCATGTTCAAAACAAAGGATGGGGTAATAAAGATGGACCACCTTTAAAGAGAAACCTGTCGAAAGGACAAAGAATTATCATTGTGCATGCTGGTTCAGAACAAGGTTTCGTACCTAACGCACTATTGACATACAAAGCAAATAGTGTTTCTGGTGATTACCATTCTAACATGAACGCGGAAAACTATGAAAAGTGGCTAAAAGAACGTCTAGTACCGAATCTTCCACCTAACTCTGTGGTTGTGCTTGATAATGCCTCATACCATAACGTTCAAAATGACAGAGCCCCAAATtcgaattccaaaaaaatagaaatgcagagatggctgacagaaaaaaatatagcttttaatcaagatatgaaaaaaattgaactgtatgatttgattaaaaaaaataaagaaaactatatcTGTTACAAGATTGATGACATACTTCAGCGATATGGCATAAAAGTTCTTCGATTGCCACCATATCATCCTGAACTAAACCCCATAGAAAATGTGtggggaattttaaaaaattatattgcttcgCGTAATGTCGACCAAAATGTGACGGAAATAATGAAActcataaatgaatgtttaagtcAAATTGATGAAGGGATGTGGGGTAATACTTGTCGacatgtacaaaagaaagaagaagaatactatAGACATTTTGACATGGAGTCAGAATTCATAATTAACCTTGATGAGAGCAGCGAATCCGAAAATTCATCATTTGATTTTTCAAGTAGCGATTCAGAataa